One genomic region from Flagellimonas oceani encodes:
- a CDS encoding site-specific integrase, giving the protein MQKNNRLTINFFTRKHKVQSENRIVYCRITIDGERTDFSINREIKANLWDNNRKRGKGFSSYVISLNKYLDQIYTGLHEAHRLMMAEEKVITPLYIKARFFGEDEGGKTLKQLIAYHNGTMHTSLRPGTRKNYHITERCVGLFLKEEYGMEDIKLKKLNYRFISDFEQYLRKYRPSTRTKCTNNGAMKHMERLKKMSRLAVRLDWITKDPFENYKLRFEKTEREYLTKRELRLIEETTFTKEGVEKCKNVFLFSCYTGLSYIDLKALTPDHVLKGIDGNDWLFTKRIKTDEKLKIPLLPQAKDIIKKYEDSAERRITKVLLPVYSNQKVNYYLKEICKACGINKKVTFHTARHTFATTVTLSNGVPIETVSKMLGHTKLTTTQIYARVLEKKVGEDMRKLVETMGDK; this is encoded by the coding sequence ATGCAGAAAAACAATCGTTTAACAATTAATTTCTTTACTAGAAAGCACAAGGTGCAATCCGAGAACCGGATTGTCTATTGTAGGATCACCATCGATGGTGAGCGTACCGATTTTAGCATAAATCGGGAGATAAAAGCCAATTTATGGGACAATAACCGTAAAAGGGGCAAGGGTTTTTCCAGTTATGTGATTTCCCTGAACAAGTACCTGGACCAAATTTATACAGGACTACATGAGGCCCATAGATTGATGATGGCAGAAGAAAAAGTAATCACTCCATTATACATCAAAGCAAGATTTTTTGGGGAAGATGAGGGCGGAAAAACATTGAAACAATTGATTGCCTACCACAATGGAACCATGCACACTTCTTTACGTCCGGGAACCAGAAAGAATTACCACATCACAGAACGATGTGTAGGCCTATTTTTAAAAGAGGAATATGGGATGGAGGATATAAAGCTCAAAAAATTGAATTATCGTTTTATTTCCGACTTTGAACAGTATCTAAGAAAGTACAGACCATCTACACGGACCAAATGCACCAACAACGGGGCCATGAAACATATGGAACGGCTAAAGAAAATGTCGAGGTTGGCCGTTCGGTTGGATTGGATAACAAAAGACCCTTTTGAAAACTATAAACTGCGTTTTGAGAAAACCGAACGGGAATATTTAACTAAGCGTGAATTGAGATTGATAGAAGAAACCACGTTCACAAAGGAGGGGGTTGAGAAATGCAAGAATGTGTTTCTTTTCTCGTGCTATACTGGCCTATCCTACATTGATTTGAAGGCATTGACACCTGACCATGTTCTTAAGGGAATAGACGGTAACGACTGGTTGTTTACAAAAAGGATAAAGACAGACGAGAAACTCAAAATCCCGTTACTGCCGCAAGCAAAGGATATCATCAAGAAATATGAAGATTCTGCCGAAAGGAGAATAACAAAAGTCCTATTGCCTGTTTACAGTAATCAGAAGGTCAATTATTACCTAAAGGAAATCTGCAAAGCTTGTGGGATAAACAAGAAGGTGACATTCCACACGGCGAGACACACTTTTGCAACAACGGTAACACTATCCAATGGAGTTCCAATTGAAACTGTGTCCAAAATGCTCGGTCACACCAAACTTACCACCACCCAAATTTATGCAAGGGTCTTGGAAAAGAAAGTCGGTGAAGATATGAGGAAATTGGTTGAAACGATGGGCGATAAGTAA
- a CDS encoding BfmA/BtgA family mobilization protein: MDDFKAVRIKKRTLSRFKVFSKKVGKSYSHTLDMVMDFFEWHGFLPSERFEKSIGQEIIKNRKRTDAVIAIIRDIEKNQTLPTIGMMQALFNQELDNDGEEDDFLEDMIEKNPPKPYPKFEGEVMVPRIKYDHLEEKAASLQTDLKDILDKVKVVKGSFGKSYLKLEITEGRLERYKLEANRPLDSLY; the protein is encoded by the coding sequence ATGGACGATTTTAAAGCAGTTAGGATAAAGAAAAGGACTTTGTCCAGATTTAAAGTGTTTTCCAAAAAAGTAGGCAAGAGTTATTCCCATACCTTGGATATGGTCATGGATTTTTTTGAGTGGCATGGGTTCTTGCCATCGGAAAGGTTTGAAAAGAGCATAGGTCAAGAGATCATCAAGAACAGGAAACGGACGGATGCGGTCATTGCCATTATCAGGGATATTGAAAAGAACCAGACACTTCCAACCATCGGTATGATGCAGGCTTTGTTCAATCAGGAACTGGACAATGATGGGGAAGAGGATGATTTTCTTGAGGATATGATCGAGAAGAATCCCCCAAAGCCATATCCAAAGTTCGAGGGTGAGGTAATGGTTCCTAGGATCAAGTATGATCATTTGGAAGAAAAGGCAGCCTCACTTCAAACAGATTTAAAGGATATCCTCGATAAGGTAAAAGTGGTCAAGGGCAGTTTTGGGAAGAGCTATCTGAAGCTTGAAATAACGGAAGGGAGGTTGGAAAGATATAAACTTGAAGCCAACAGACCTTTGGATTCTCTTTATTGA
- a CDS encoding HEPN domain-containing protein — MKNCTNIPENFERAEELSKLIDSILNVITIDAIFLSRKQIEGDTTYHILTLFTDVDNDPIPKEIMTLVSKLGKEHPDFRIRIYTEEQSEIGLSRGSLYFLEHCCLGDTVYARIEGANLLDYPEMTLTNIIKRTIRNCDSEMNKVTTFANTADILIKEGDYAIATFNMHQAFELAFRFIEQMCIGRSKVTHSIISHINYCKHYFPTIIPFSKTSELDNNELLLLLEHAYSVARYGNEFEIDKTQAQTIQSELREFIEKVQAVYRRHYAHCKHRIEGEEDSTDEAQIEAYNNGDEPEESLWGKLKDWEEEHFITLMSFNGHKTIDITTEGYLDSSFMISNLIKVCITAMESDMLSNRVVPEPDHNIREVLGYVLDMIPHDEMRFLDKISKLLSEPKYNHESKIAYYEEEE, encoded by the coding sequence ATGAAGAACTGCACAAACATACCGGAAAACTTTGAAAGAGCTGAGGAACTCTCCAAATTGATTGACAGCATCCTGAATGTGATTACCATCGATGCTATCTTTCTTTCACGAAAACAAATAGAGGGAGATACTACTTATCATATCCTCACCCTCTTTACAGATGTCGATAACGACCCCATTCCTAAGGAGATAATGACATTGGTGTCAAAGCTAGGGAAAGAACATCCTGATTTCAGGATAAGGATTTATACCGAGGAACAATCCGAGATAGGTCTTTCGCGTGGGTCGCTTTACTTCTTGGAACACTGTTGTCTTGGCGATACGGTTTATGCCCGTATAGAGGGTGCAAACCTCTTGGACTATCCAGAAATGACCCTGACCAATATCATTAAAAGGACCATCCGCAATTGTGATTCGGAAATGAACAAGGTCACGACATTTGCCAATACTGCGGACATATTGATAAAGGAAGGGGACTATGCCATTGCCACCTTCAACATGCACCAAGCCTTTGAGCTAGCTTTCCGCTTCATCGAACAGATGTGCATTGGAAGGAGCAAGGTTACGCATAGCATCATCAGCCATATCAACTATTGCAAACATTACTTTCCAACGATTATTCCGTTTTCAAAAACCTCGGAATTGGACAACAACGAACTGCTGCTGTTGCTGGAACACGCCTATAGCGTGGCACGTTATGGCAATGAATTTGAAATAGACAAAACCCAGGCCCAGACCATCCAATCCGAACTTAGGGAATTTATTGAAAAGGTGCAAGCCGTTTATAGGAGGCACTATGCCCATTGTAAGCATAGGATTGAGGGCGAGGAGGATTCCACCGATGAAGCCCAAATTGAAGCCTATAATAATGGGGATGAACCTGAAGAATCCCTATGGGGAAAACTGAAAGATTGGGAGGAAGAACACTTTATCACTTTGATGTCCTTTAACGGACACAAGACCATAGACATCACCACAGAGGGTTATTTGGACTCTTCATTCATGATTTCCAATTTGATAAAAGTATGTATAACGGCAATGGAATCGGATATGTTATCAAATCGGGTGGTTCCAGAACCGGACCACAATATACGTGAAGTGCTTGGATATGTATTGGATATGATACCCCATGATGAGATGAGATTTCTTGATAAGATCAGCAAACTGCTTTCTGAACCGAAATACAATCATGAATCCAAAATAGCATACTATGAAGAAGAAGAATAA
- a CDS encoding DUF2004 domain-containing protein has product MKQILIIAIMFSFFGCKNKTEELPYFGTITLSNARDYEIENIKINNNNVSIDLNFELDKINRKTLSNVRSILESLESIDKQNQNKFRNYISEDGMVQDYFNFYIQEYDFQQLNNYLNDADQSLLIELRLLNATKLKRVGIYPDSPSSFAVLDYKVFDEYSDQILVVVLNEKGEIEKITIES; this is encoded by the coding sequence TTGAAACAAATTTTAATAATTGCAATTATGTTCTCATTTTTTGGTTGTAAAAACAAAACCGAAGAACTTCCATATTTCGGAACAATTACATTATCCAATGCTCGGGACTATGAAATTGAAAACATAAAGATTAATAACAATAATGTATCAATTGACCTAAACTTTGAACTTGATAAAATAAATCGCAAAACTTTAAGTAATGTTCGGAGTATTTTAGAAAGTTTAGAATCTATCGATAAACAAAATCAGAATAAATTTCGAAATTACATCTCAGAAGATGGAATGGTCCAAGACTATTTTAATTTCTACATCCAAGAATATGACTTTCAACAATTAAATAATTATTTAAATGACGCTGATCAAAGTCTACTAATAGAATTACGACTATTAAACGCAACTAAACTTAAAAGGGTTGGAATATATCCCGATTCACCAAGTTCTTTTGCCGTTTTGGACTATAAAGTTTTTGATGAGTATTCAGACCAAATTTTAGTAGTGGTTTTGAACGAAAAAGGCGAAATAGAAAAAATAACAATTGAAAGCTAA
- a CDS encoding IS110 family transposase, translated as MEKSDFKYFVGVDISKKSFDIAIIEGDDTASFVFDNSQKGTRAFIRLLKNRGIPLESTLVCLEHTGIYGRLVIARLLEKQVNFCVEMSLRITRSLGIQRGKNDRLDAIRIARYAAKNHNEMELYRPVPEILEKVNALLKVRDQLVRFRADLGKHPNELKTFDPELGKLVQRHIRKTTKCLNDEIRRMEGEIEALVLSDERLNTTVRLATSVTGIGMFTALYFTIFTNFFTRYETPKQLACYCGVVPFEHTSGSSIQKRSRVHHMANKTMKKQLHMCALAAVRHDPELKAYYERKAEEGKNKMLVLNNVRNKLVLRVCAVVKRQRPYQKSVA; from the coding sequence ATGGAAAAATCTGACTTCAAGTATTTTGTTGGCGTGGACATATCCAAAAAGTCCTTTGACATCGCCATTATCGAAGGGGACGACACGGCCTCGTTCGTGTTCGACAATTCACAAAAGGGCACCAGAGCGTTCATAAGGCTGCTCAAGAACAGGGGCATACCCTTGGAAAGCACCCTGGTCTGTCTGGAACATACCGGGATATACGGCAGGCTGGTCATCGCAAGGCTGCTGGAAAAACAGGTCAATTTCTGCGTCGAGATGTCGTTGAGGATCACACGTAGCCTGGGGATACAACGCGGAAAGAACGATAGGCTGGACGCCATCCGGATCGCACGGTACGCCGCCAAGAACCACAACGAGATGGAACTGTACAGACCGGTCCCGGAGATCCTGGAAAAGGTCAATGCCCTGCTCAAGGTAAGGGACCAACTGGTCAGGTTCAGGGCCGACCTGGGCAAACATCCCAATGAACTCAAGACCTTTGACCCGGAACTTGGAAAACTGGTCCAAAGGCACATCAGGAAGACGACCAAGTGCCTCAACGACGAGATACGCCGCATGGAGGGCGAGATAGAGGCTCTTGTGCTCTCCGATGAAAGGCTGAACACCACGGTGCGACTGGCGACCTCCGTGACGGGGATAGGTATGTTCACGGCACTATACTTCACCATCTTCACCAATTTTTTCACCAGGTACGAAACTCCCAAACAGCTTGCCTGCTACTGTGGTGTGGTGCCCTTCGAGCACACCTCCGGTTCCAGTATCCAGAAACGCTCCAGGGTGCACCATATGGCCAACAAGACGATGAAAAAACAGTTGCACATGTGCGCACTTGCCGCAGTCAGGCACGATCCGGAACTGAAGGCCTATTATGAAAGAAAGGCCGAGGAGGGAAAGAACAAAATGCTTGTCCTCAACAATGTCCGAAACAAGCTTGTCCTTAGGGTGTGTGCCGTGGTAAAACGGCAGAGGCCCTATCAAAAAAGTGTCGCTTGA
- a CDS encoding heavy-metal-associated domain-containing protein, producing MSTLQFKSNIKCSGCANTVKPFLDKVDGVTDWSVDFASQDKLLIVQTTSATEEEITSAVESAGYHLTKK from the coding sequence ATGAGTACATTACAATTCAAATCAAATATTAAGTGCAGTGGGTGTGCCAATACCGTAAAACCATTTTTGGATAAGGTGGATGGCGTGACCGATTGGTCTGTTGACTTTGCCTCCCAAGACAAATTGTTGATCGTACAGACCACAAGTGCCACGGAAGAGGAAATCACTTCTGCTGTTGAATCGGCTGGATATCATTTGACCAAGAAATAA
- a CDS encoding helix-turn-helix domain-containing protein — MQTKTKNNHIGRKISRIRELRGMKQETLAEELGISQQAVSNIENSEKVDDAKLEEIAKALGVTKEGIENFSEEAVFNIINNTYNNTSSDNSTIIASSLNYQPTFNTIEKVVELYERLVQAEKDKVSYLEKLLNKK; from the coding sequence ATGCAGACAAAGACCAAGAACAACCATATAGGCAGAAAGATCAGTAGGATAAGGGAACTCCGTGGAATGAAACAGGAGACCTTGGCAGAAGAACTGGGCATCAGCCAACAGGCTGTTTCCAACATTGAGAACAGTGAAAAGGTGGACGATGCCAAGTTGGAAGAGATTGCCAAGGCTTTGGGAGTTACCAAAGAGGGAATCGAGAATTTCTCCGAAGAAGCTGTTTTTAATATTATCAACAACACATATAACAATACAAGCAGCGACAATTCAACAATAATCGCCAGTTCTCTCAACTATCAACCAACCTTTAATACAATTGAAAAAGTTGTTGAGCTATATGAGCGTCTTGTTCAGGCTGAAAAAGACAAAGTTTCTTACTTGGAAAAGTTACTGAACAAGAAATAA
- a CDS encoding heavy metal translocating P-type ATPase, with product MDAIDIIEDTERKAKTVSKKSFPVTGMTCAACASSVESMLGHTEGVYNASVNFANSTVLVEYDSAMDLSDLQNAVRQIGYNIIVDAEDPTEVQEELSKKHYVSIKKRTLWSAILTLPIFLLGMFFMDWVPGRWISLVLAVPILFWFGRSFFINAFKQARFGKANMDTLVALSTGIAFLFSAFNTFFPEFWLSKGMEPHVYYEAATVIITFISLGKLLEEKAKSNTSSAIKKLIGLQPKTLKVIEDGEEREISISSVKVGQTILVRPGEKIPVDGTVSKGSSYVDESMITGEPVPVEKTKGEKVFAGTVNQKGSFQFVADRVGGETLLSQIIKMVQEAQGSKAPVQKLVDRIAGIFVPVVMTISVVTFITWMFLGGEDAFTHALLTAVAVLVIACPCALGLATPTAIMVGIGKGAEHNILIKDAESLELGYKVNAIVLDKTGTITEGKPVVTDMVFADHVTDHRGLEQILYAMEGQSEHPLAEAVVSFLKNRKVNPIEILNFNSITGKGVRAEALDGTQYLVGNHKLMVEKGIAMDDNLGHMVEGLEQEAKTVIYFGGGGKVKAILAIMDSIKKSSKEAIREMQGNGMEVYMMTGDNKMTAEAVSQQVGIKSYEAEVLPSEKADFVKRLQESGKVVAMVGDGINDSQALAQADVSIAMGKGSDIAMDVAKMTLITSDLNAIPKALKLSHKTVIGIRQNLFWAFIYNIIGIPIAAGLLYPINGFLLDPMIAGAAMAFSSVSVVLNSLRLKTIKL from the coding sequence ATGGATGCAATCGATATTATTGAGGACACCGAAAGGAAAGCGAAGACGGTGTCAAAAAAATCTTTCCCGGTCACTGGAATGACCTGTGCTGCCTGTGCATCCAGCGTGGAATCCATGCTGGGCCATACCGAAGGGGTCTACAATGCCAGTGTCAACTTTGCCAACAGTACGGTCCTTGTGGAGTATGACAGTGCTATGGACCTAAGCGATCTTCAAAATGCGGTACGTCAAATCGGTTATAATATAATTGTGGATGCCGAGGATCCTACCGAAGTACAGGAAGAGCTTTCGAAAAAGCATTATGTATCCATAAAAAAGCGAACCCTTTGGTCCGCTATTTTGACACTTCCCATTTTCCTTCTTGGGATGTTTTTTATGGATTGGGTCCCGGGTAGGTGGATTTCGTTGGTACTTGCCGTTCCTATCCTGTTCTGGTTTGGCCGAAGCTTTTTCATAAATGCCTTCAAACAGGCCAGATTCGGTAAGGCCAATATGGATACCTTGGTCGCACTCAGTACGGGCATTGCCTTTTTGTTCAGTGCATTCAATACCTTTTTTCCTGAATTTTGGCTCAGTAAAGGCATGGAACCCCATGTATATTATGAGGCGGCCACAGTGATCATCACCTTTATTTCATTGGGGAAATTATTGGAAGAAAAGGCGAAATCAAATACATCCTCCGCCATAAAGAAATTGATAGGGTTGCAGCCCAAGACCTTAAAGGTGATAGAAGATGGGGAGGAAAGGGAAATCTCTATTTCTTCGGTCAAGGTAGGTCAAACGATATTGGTCAGACCGGGAGAGAAAATCCCTGTGGATGGAACAGTGTCCAAAGGAAGTTCCTATGTTGATGAAAGTATGATCACGGGCGAACCCGTCCCTGTAGAAAAGACAAAGGGTGAAAAAGTTTTTGCCGGTACCGTAAACCAAAAAGGAAGCTTTCAGTTTGTAGCTGACCGGGTGGGAGGGGAGACCCTTTTGTCCCAGATCATCAAGATGGTGCAGGAAGCACAGGGGAGCAAGGCGCCCGTACAAAAATTGGTGGACAGGATTGCCGGTATTTTTGTTCCCGTGGTAATGACGATTTCAGTGGTGACATTTATCACCTGGATGTTCCTGGGAGGTGAGGACGCTTTTACCCATGCACTGTTGACCGCAGTTGCCGTATTGGTAATAGCTTGTCCTTGTGCGCTGGGTTTGGCAACCCCCACAGCCATCATGGTGGGAATCGGCAAGGGGGCCGAACACAATATCCTCATCAAAGATGCGGAAAGTTTGGAGTTGGGTTACAAAGTAAATGCCATTGTCCTGGATAAAACGGGAACCATAACAGAAGGAAAGCCAGTGGTGACCGATATGGTCTTTGCGGACCATGTGACCGATCACAGGGGCCTGGAGCAAATTTTATATGCCATGGAAGGACAGTCCGAACATCCCTTGGCTGAAGCCGTGGTCTCCTTTTTAAAAAATAGAAAGGTAAATCCGATCGAAATTTTGAACTTCAATAGTATTACAGGAAAAGGTGTTCGAGCTGAGGCATTGGATGGAACCCAATACCTTGTGGGCAATCATAAGTTGATGGTCGAAAAAGGAATCGCCATGGATGACAACCTGGGGCACATGGTCGAAGGGTTAGAGCAGGAGGCCAAAACGGTCATATACTTTGGCGGTGGAGGCAAGGTAAAGGCGATTTTGGCCATTATGGATAGCATAAAAAAGTCCTCAAAGGAAGCCATACGGGAAATGCAGGGGAATGGTATGGAAGTTTACATGATGACCGGTGATAACAAGATGACAGCTGAAGCCGTATCACAACAGGTGGGTATCAAAAGCTATGAAGCCGAAGTGCTCCCATCAGAGAAAGCTGATTTTGTAAAAAGGCTTCAAGAAAGTGGAAAGGTGGTCGCCATGGTGGGCGATGGTATCAATGATTCGCAGGCACTTGCCCAAGCAGATGTCAGCATCGCCATGGGCAAAGGGTCCGACATAGCCATGGATGTCGCGAAAATGACCCTGATCACCTCTGATTTAAATGCGATTCCCAAAGCGCTGAAGCTCTCCCATAAGACCGTTATAGGTATAAGGCAAAATCTTTTTTGGGCCTTTATATACAATATCATTGGAATTCCTATAGCTGCAGGGCTGCTGTATCCGATCAATGGATTTTTGTTGGACCCGATGATCGCTGGTGCCGCTATGGCTTTTAGCAGTGTATCGGTCGTATTGAACAGTTTGAGGCTTAAAACGATTAAACTATAG